A single genomic interval of Fructobacillus americanaquae harbors:
- the yidC gene encoding membrane protein insertase YidC, translated as MKSAKRTFTILFVLLDIYLMTGGYGVHGRMYRFVSTPIAHILTEIAKWVGGVNAIGWAIIILTAIIRLILLPIFVNQQINTTKSSLKMQKLRPELEKVQAAVKSGKTPEEQQAASMASMTLYRENGVSMTGGISWLTMAIQLPIFSGLYLAIQHANGLKTATFFGLPLSKPAILLSLIVFVIYAAQAYLSLIHMPAEQKKTAGQMLWISPVMIAGITLISSGALGLYFIVGGITVVLQAFIVHLLYAKLEDDVNKNFVLKKTADDLLSQTASSAFGANQSRVRPEDLRPRDVTDDDQGRRNAGKQQRRNEK; from the coding sequence ATGAAATCAGCAAAGCGGACATTCACGATTTTGTTTGTCCTGTTAGATATCTACCTAATGACCGGTGGTTACGGCGTTCATGGTCGGATGTATCGGTTTGTGTCAACACCAATTGCCCACATTTTGACGGAGATTGCCAAGTGGGTTGGTGGTGTGAACGCCATTGGTTGGGCAATTATTATCTTAACAGCGATTATTCGTTTAATTCTGTTGCCAATCTTTGTTAACCAACAAATTAACACGACAAAGTCATCATTAAAAATGCAGAAGTTGCGACCAGAATTGGAAAAGGTTCAAGCGGCTGTGAAGAGTGGCAAGACCCCAGAAGAGCAGCAAGCGGCTTCAATGGCTTCAATGACCTTGTATCGTGAAAATGGTGTTTCGATGACCGGTGGAATTTCCTGGTTAACGATGGCAATTCAATTGCCAATCTTTTCTGGTTTGTACCTGGCTATCCAACATGCCAATGGCCTGAAGACGGCTACCTTTTTTGGGTTGCCCTTGTCAAAGCCTGCCATCTTGCTGTCATTGATCGTCTTTGTGATTTATGCTGCTCAAGCATACTTGTCATTGATCCACATGCCAGCTGAGCAAAAAAAGACAGCCGGACAGATGCTGTGGATTTCACCAGTGATGATTGCGGGAATTACCCTGATTTCATCTGGGGCCTTGGGTCTTTACTTTATTGTTGGTGGAATTACCGTTGTTTTGCAAGCATTCATCGTGCATTTGCTGTATGCTAAGTTAGAGGACGATGTGAACAAGAACTTTGTTCTCAAGAAGACGGCTGATGATTTGTTGAGCCAAACGGCTTCGTCAGCTTTTGGAGCAAATCAGAGTCGTGTTCGGCCGGAAGACTTGCGACCACGAGATGTAACAGATGATGACCAGGGCCGACGAAATGCCGGTAAGCAACAACGCCGTAACGAGAAATAA
- the secG gene encoding preprotein translocase subunit SecG, giving the protein MTNILTILLLVVGFLLVVTVMMQPSKQQDALSALSGGAADLFTERKSRGFEAVLRRATTILGAIWFIIALALMYIAAH; this is encoded by the coding sequence GTGACGAATATTCTCACCATCCTTTTGCTGGTTGTCGGTTTTCTGTTAGTCGTGACAGTCATGATGCAGCCCAGCAAACAACAGGATGCTTTGTCAGCTTTGTCTGGTGGGGCAGCCGATTTATTTACCGAGCGAAAGTCACGCGGCTTTGAAGCCGTGCTGCGTCGGGCAACAACCATTTTGGGAGCCATTTGGTTCATTATTGCCTTGGCCTTGATGTATATTGCCGCTCATTAA
- the rnr gene encoding ribonuclease R — MELKQLKEQIAGFLKANSTQAFTAQNLADGLRMNDAAGYRQVVGVLDQMVVAKTAKQVDDAYQYQAVSGEIEGEFKANDKGFGFVRYDENLPDYFIAPDNTGQAMQGDTVRVSMVKPAQSEDRGPEGRVEEIIDHAYQRLVGIYTAGSQQEGTLGQIRLNDKKAGSYQVLVQKAKDGLDLHDGQVVVAEVDRFADRIHPKQLLVSVTQILGYENEPGMDIMQIVENKKVPNHFPDEVMAEADAIPNEVLEEDYQGRQDITDQPLVTIDGADTKDIDDAVVVWKKDNGNYHLGVHIADVSHYVRPGSAMDQEAYNRGTSVYLTDRVIPMLPQKLSNGIASLNPDVKRLAMSVEMEINREGQVVNHEIKQSVIRSHARMTYTAVNEILAGDDQTREEYSGLTDMFDQMGELHQILYQKRVRRGAIEFDTPEASIVVDENGKAIDVVVRERGTAERMIESFMLAANETVAEHYDRLKVPFLYRIHEVPDQERAQSFFEFTKALGHPVKGDPAKVTPMMLQTLMDQVKDDPAEQMISTMMLRAMKQAKYSPEPLGHFGLGADYYTHYTSPIRRYPDLTVHRLIKWYAKNGTGAEAQEKYASSLGQIGIDTSTRERRAIDTERLVDSMKKAEYMEDKVGMEFDGVVNAALKFGLFVSLENTVEGLVHISNLTDDHYEYDEKHAALIGRSKHHIFQIGQKVKIKVIRANKEESTVDFVLLNPEAAPTTDIRVPQQNQGKFGRDRNGRGNRRGGQNKGAGHGHGSHQKSNGHGSNHHAAGDNRHPGEQNGQKTAGSQQRNRGTNGHNANRSVKPGQKKGGSSNSKHQFKVNHRK, encoded by the coding sequence ATGGAATTAAAGCAATTAAAAGAACAAATCGCGGGCTTTTTGAAGGCCAATTCAACTCAGGCCTTTACGGCACAGAATTTGGCTGATGGTCTGCGCATGAATGATGCAGCCGGCTACAGACAGGTAGTGGGGGTTTTGGACCAAATGGTCGTTGCTAAGACGGCTAAGCAGGTGGACGATGCTTACCAATACCAAGCAGTCAGCGGTGAAATTGAAGGAGAATTCAAGGCCAATGATAAAGGCTTTGGCTTTGTCCGCTATGATGAAAACTTACCTGACTACTTTATCGCCCCTGACAATACTGGACAGGCAATGCAAGGTGATACTGTTCGCGTTTCGATGGTGAAACCGGCACAGTCCGAAGACCGTGGTCCTGAGGGCCGTGTTGAAGAAATTATTGATCACGCCTACCAACGCCTTGTTGGTATTTATACGGCAGGATCGCAGCAAGAGGGTACGCTGGGCCAAATTCGTTTAAACGATAAGAAGGCTGGTTCTTACCAGGTTTTGGTGCAAAAAGCTAAAGATGGTTTAGACTTGCACGACGGTCAGGTAGTGGTGGCAGAAGTTGACCGCTTTGCTGACCGTATTCATCCCAAGCAACTCTTAGTTTCTGTGACCCAGATTTTGGGTTATGAAAACGAACCCGGCATGGACATCATGCAAATTGTTGAAAATAAGAAGGTGCCAAATCATTTCCCTGATGAGGTAATGGCTGAGGCTGATGCAATTCCAAATGAAGTTTTAGAAGAAGATTATCAGGGTCGTCAAGACATCACGGACCAACCATTGGTAACGATTGATGGTGCCGATACCAAAGATATTGACGATGCTGTTGTGGTATGGAAAAAGGATAATGGTAACTACCACCTTGGTGTCCATATTGCGGATGTTTCGCATTATGTGCGTCCAGGCTCAGCCATGGATCAGGAAGCTTACAACCGGGGAACATCTGTCTATTTGACGGACCGAGTGATTCCGATGTTGCCTCAAAAATTGTCAAACGGGATTGCTTCTTTGAACCCAGATGTCAAGCGCTTGGCGATGTCCGTGGAAATGGAAATTAACCGAGAAGGTCAGGTTGTTAACCATGAAATTAAGCAATCAGTCATTCGTTCTCATGCACGAATGACCTATACGGCTGTGAATGAAATCTTGGCCGGTGATGATCAGACTCGGGAAGAATACAGTGGTTTGACCGATATGTTTGATCAAATGGGTGAGTTACACCAAATTTTGTACCAAAAGCGTGTTCGTCGTGGTGCGATTGAATTCGATACACCAGAAGCCTCAATTGTCGTTGATGAGAATGGGAAGGCAATTGACGTGGTTGTCCGCGAACGGGGCACAGCCGAACGGATGATTGAATCATTTATGTTGGCCGCCAATGAAACTGTGGCTGAACATTACGACCGTCTGAAAGTTCCTTTCCTTTATCGGATTCACGAAGTGCCTGACCAAGAACGCGCACAGTCCTTTTTCGAGTTTACTAAGGCCTTGGGGCACCCTGTTAAGGGCGATCCGGCTAAGGTGACACCAATGATGTTACAGACTTTGATGGACCAAGTTAAAGATGATCCAGCAGAGCAAATGATTTCAACGATGATGCTGCGAGCAATGAAGCAGGCCAAGTATTCACCAGAACCACTCGGTCATTTTGGCTTGGGTGCTGATTACTATACGCACTACACTTCACCCATCCGACGTTATCCTGACTTAACAGTGCATCGTTTGATTAAGTGGTATGCCAAAAACGGAACGGGTGCTGAAGCACAAGAAAAGTATGCCTCGTCATTGGGACAAATCGGGATTGATACTTCAACCCGTGAACGTCGAGCCATCGATACGGAGCGATTGGTTGACTCAATGAAGAAGGCTGAGTACATGGAAGATAAGGTTGGCATGGAATTTGATGGTGTCGTGAATGCCGCTCTCAAGTTTGGTCTCTTTGTTTCCTTGGAAAACACAGTCGAAGGTTTGGTTCACATCTCAAACCTAACCGATGACCACTATGAGTATGATGAAAAACACGCTGCTTTAATTGGTCGGTCAAAGCACCATATTTTCCAGATTGGTCAAAAGGTAAAAATCAAGGTAATTCGTGCCAATAAGGAAGAATCAACCGTTGACTTTGTTCTCTTGAATCCTGAAGCAGCGCCAACAACTGATATTCGAGTACCGCAACAAAATCAGGGCAAGTTTGGCCGTGATCGCAATGGTCGGGGCAACCGTCGTGGTGGACAGAATAAGGGCGCTGGTCACGGCCATGGCTCTCACCAGAAGTCTAATGGTCATGGTTCCAATCATCATGCTGCTGGTGATAACCGGCATCCTGGCGAACAAAATGGCCAGAAGACGGCTGGTAGCCAACAACGTAATCGTGGTACTAATGGTCATAATGCGAATCGATCAGTTAAGCCGGGCCAAAAAAAGGGTGGCTCAAGTAACAGTAAGCATCAATTTAAGGTTAACCATCGAAAGTAA
- a CDS encoding class I SAM-dependent DNA methyltransferase produces the protein MTDENNTPYQTFANLYDNLFDGDLYVDWQHFVEDRLPASKMLDLGGGAGRLAVLLAKKGFTVDLLDMAPAMLSLAQKHAEEAKVDLRLLEADIRDFSDWEERYPVIVSFADTLNYLPGKADFQAGLNQVYEHLEPGGTFLFDVITPYQVNVLYDNYCYNNDDDPDQIFMWTSFPGEEKNSVDHDLKFFLYNEGIDAFNLVREVHHEQTYELAYYQKALHKAGFDQVEISADFGRKTADDQDDRWFFVAHKGGTS, from the coding sequence ATGACTGACGAAAATAATACACCATACCAAACCTTTGCTAACCTTTATGACAATCTCTTCGATGGCGACTTGTACGTGGATTGGCAGCATTTTGTAGAAGACCGTTTGCCCGCTAGTAAAATGCTGGATTTGGGTGGTGGCGCCGGTCGTTTGGCTGTCTTACTTGCCAAAAAGGGCTTTACAGTCGATCTCTTAGATATGGCACCAGCCATGCTCTCTTTGGCACAAAAGCATGCCGAAGAGGCGAAGGTTGATTTACGTTTATTGGAGGCTGATATTCGTGATTTTTCAGACTGGGAAGAAAGGTATCCAGTCATTGTTTCTTTTGCGGATACTTTGAATTACCTTCCTGGCAAAGCTGATTTTCAAGCGGGTCTTAACCAGGTTTATGAACATTTGGAACCGGGTGGGACCTTCTTATTTGATGTGATTACGCCTTACCAAGTCAACGTTTTGTATGACAATTACTGCTATAACAATGATGATGATCCTGACCAAATTTTTATGTGGACTAGTTTTCCCGGTGAAGAAAAGAATTCTGTTGATCACGATTTAAAGTTCTTTTTGTACAATGAGGGCATCGACGCCTTTAACCTAGTACGGGAAGTCCATCATGAGCAGACTTACGAGCTGGCGTACTATCAAAAGGCCTTGCATAAGGCTGGCTTTGACCAGGTAGAAATTAGTGCTGATTTTGGTCGTAAAACGGCTGATGATCAGGATGATCGTTGGTTCTTTGTGGCACATAAAGGAGGAACATCATGA
- a CDS encoding nucleotidyltransferase has translation MKAVGIIAEYNPFHNGHAYHIKKAKELTNADLAVVIMSGNFVQRGEPAILDKWERTKLALAAGADLVVELPVFYAVQPGHLFAAGAVQILQALGVKDLVFGSEHPEVDFLDLAKQAAAIESEGQFTDRTQTYASAYAQQLEEQTGFKMEDPNDILAFSYAKAVVASGQVMHLHPISRLQAGYHDQSFEEGQTIASASSIRLALHKGKFEKIRPVVSEQAFEALSTAPTALAFEKPFFELLRYRLLTDTVGQLGQVYQMAEGLEHRLAGVAAAVEGPQSYQSFIKSVKTKRYTFARIQRALLYTLLNIKVDQMQAAMADSYIRLLGFNDLGQAYLSEIKREATLPIISRVDMSLAKANLRLDYKAGQIWQVLAGQTHAKQGQDVGRKPIYQGQE, from the coding sequence ATGAAAGCAGTCGGCATTATTGCAGAGTATAACCCCTTCCATAACGGCCATGCCTATCACATCAAAAAAGCAAAAGAGTTAACGAATGCTGATTTAGCAGTGGTGATAATGTCTGGTAACTTTGTTCAGCGCGGTGAACCAGCAATTTTGGATAAATGGGAACGAACGAAGCTAGCTTTGGCCGCCGGTGCAGATTTGGTGGTTGAATTACCAGTTTTTTATGCAGTCCAGCCTGGCCATTTGTTTGCGGCCGGCGCCGTTCAAATTTTGCAAGCACTGGGGGTCAAAGACCTTGTTTTCGGTTCGGAACACCCGGAAGTTGATTTTCTTGATTTGGCCAAGCAGGCCGCGGCAATCGAAAGTGAAGGCCAATTTACTGATCGGACTCAGACTTATGCTTCGGCTTATGCTCAGCAGCTAGAAGAACAGACCGGGTTCAAAATGGAAGATCCAAACGATATTTTGGCATTTTCCTATGCCAAAGCTGTAGTTGCGAGTGGCCAAGTGATGCACTTGCACCCAATTAGTCGTTTGCAAGCGGGTTACCATGATCAAAGCTTTGAGGAGGGGCAGACGATTGCTTCTGCCTCTTCGATTCGCCTTGCTCTTCATAAAGGGAAGTTTGAAAAAATCAGGCCAGTCGTTTCTGAGCAAGCCTTCGAGGCTCTGTCAACAGCGCCAACTGCTTTAGCGTTTGAAAAGCCTTTCTTTGAGTTGCTTCGCTACCGCCTGCTGACTGATACAGTTGGACAGTTGGGTCAGGTTTATCAAATGGCAGAGGGCTTGGAACACCGATTGGCTGGGGTTGCCGCGGCTGTTGAAGGACCACAGTCTTACCAGTCTTTTATTAAATCAGTCAAGACCAAGCGCTACACCTTTGCTCGAATTCAACGAGCGTTGTTGTACACACTTTTGAATATTAAAGTTGATCAAATGCAGGCTGCCATGGCGGATTCTTATATTCGCCTGCTTGGCTTTAATGACTTGGGTCAGGCCTATTTGAGTGAAATCAAGCGGGAAGCAACCCTACCCATTATTTCACGCGTTGACATGTCGTTGGCGAAAGCTAATTTACGACTCGATTATAAAGCGGGCCAAATCTGGCAGGTGTTAGCTGGTCAAACCCATGCCAAGCAGGGGCAAGACGTTGGTCGTAAGCCAATTTATCAAGGTCAGGAGTAA
- the yhbY gene encoding ribosome assembly RNA-binding protein YhbY — protein sequence MQNLTGKQKRYLRSQANGLTPIFSVGKAGANQEWLTEVKKALAKRELIKVNLQQGSDWSAKDLASFIEEESTVTVAQVIGKTLVLYEPATDAKYVKYSVEVEKIR from the coding sequence ATGCAAAATTTAACTGGAAAACAAAAACGCTACCTGCGATCACAGGCAAATGGGTTAACACCTATCTTTTCTGTTGGCAAAGCCGGAGCTAATCAGGAATGGTTGACAGAGGTCAAAAAAGCATTGGCTAAGCGTGAATTGATTAAGGTCAACTTGCAACAGGGGAGTGACTGGTCAGCCAAGGACTTGGCAAGTTTTATCGAAGAAGAATCAACGGTGACTGTTGCCCAGGTAATTGGGAAAACCTTGGTCTTGTACGAACCAGCAACCGATGCAAAGTATGTGAAGTATTCAGTTGAAGTGGAAAAGATTCGTTAG
- the smpB gene encoding SsrA-binding protein SmpB, producing the protein MAKKKIKDDPALAQNRKARFNYAIEETMEAGVVLTGTEIKSVRAGQITIGDGFVTVNNGQAILTNVHIAAYENGNQFNVDPLRNRVLLLHKKQIARLNGLAKESGVTIVPLKVYLKRGFAKVLIGVGHGKKQYDKRQSIKKRDQERDLNRRFKN; encoded by the coding sequence ATGGCCAAAAAGAAAATCAAAGACGATCCAGCCCTGGCGCAAAACCGCAAGGCTCGCTTTAACTACGCAATTGAAGAAACCATGGAGGCTGGAGTTGTTTTGACTGGAACTGAAATTAAATCAGTTCGAGCCGGTCAAATTACGATTGGCGATGGATTTGTGACCGTTAATAACGGTCAAGCCATCCTCACCAACGTTCACATTGCGGCCTATGAAAATGGTAATCAATTTAATGTTGATCCTTTGCGTAACCGGGTGTTACTTTTGCACAAAAAGCAAATCGCGCGATTAAACGGATTAGCGAAGGAATCCGGGGTAACAATTGTGCCTTTAAAGGTCTACCTGAAACGTGGCTTTGCTAAGGTTTTAATTGGTGTCGGTCATGGAAAAAAGCAATATGACAAGCGACAATCGATTAAAAAGCGCGACCAGGAACGTGACTTAAATCGTCGTTTTAAAAATTAA
- a CDS encoding TrmH family RNA methyltransferase, with protein MERILSKQNAKVKAWAKLATKKGRLEQKTYLLDGWHLVQEAIKAGAKFHAIMATEEQMAEHLPDVPHGVPAFEISKEVAAHIAGSKTPQGIFAEVTLPEKTFDPTYVHDGLWLFLDAIQDPGNVGTLIRTADAAGFKGVVLGQDTADAYAPKVVRAMQGSHFHLEVLQGDLNDWIAAFENNNLPVYGSELNDQAKPYQEIQGLSAGALIVGNEGQGINKELAKQTTANLYIPILGQAESLNVAVAGGILMFRLSLGN; from the coding sequence ATGGAACGAATTTTATCCAAACAAAATGCCAAGGTGAAAGCTTGGGCCAAGTTAGCCACCAAAAAGGGACGGCTTGAGCAAAAGACTTACTTGCTTGATGGCTGGCACTTAGTGCAGGAGGCTATCAAAGCGGGGGCAAAGTTCCACGCGATTATGGCAACAGAAGAGCAGATGGCAGAACACTTGCCAGATGTTCCCCATGGTGTGCCGGCTTTTGAAATTTCAAAGGAAGTTGCTGCCCATATTGCTGGGTCAAAGACACCCCAGGGAATCTTTGCCGAAGTAACCTTACCCGAAAAGACTTTTGATCCGACTTATGTCCATGACGGTCTTTGGCTTTTCTTGGATGCCATCCAAGATCCAGGCAACGTTGGTACCTTAATTCGAACAGCGGATGCTGCTGGCTTTAAGGGAGTTGTTTTGGGTCAGGACACTGCTGATGCTTACGCACCGAAGGTCGTTCGTGCCATGCAGGGTTCCCACTTCCATTTGGAAGTTTTGCAAGGCGACTTGAATGACTGGATCGCTGCCTTTGAAAACAATAACTTGCCTGTTTACGGTTCTGAGTTGAACGACCAAGCCAAGCCATACCAAGAAATTCAAGGTTTGTCAGCGGGTGCCTTGATTGTTGGAAATGAGGGCCAAGGGATTAATAAAGAATTAGCCAAGCAGACAACGGCTAACCTCTACATTCCAATTTTGGGTCAAGCAGAATCATTGAACGTTGCCGTGGCTGGCGGTATTTTGATGTTCCGGCTGAGCCTTGGAAATTAA
- the yqeK gene encoding bis(5'-nucleosyl)-tetraphosphatase (symmetrical) YqeK: protein MTAFEEEWHVVEKKVSAQLSAGRFQHCLRVADYARRLAQENGVDENQAALAGLVHDYAKERPVEDFLTAINHFHLDPDLKNWNRAIWHGVVGAEMIQDELGIDDPAILAAVRLHTTGAGVEMPTLAKIVFMADYLETGRDFPGVKEAREITDKSLDRGVFYQLQHTLSFLAEKGNVIYPKTFTSYNDWARHFAE from the coding sequence ATGACAGCTTTTGAAGAAGAGTGGCATGTCGTTGAAAAAAAAGTTTCGGCTCAGCTTTCAGCAGGCCGATTTCAACATTGCTTACGCGTTGCAGATTATGCCCGTCGGTTGGCTCAAGAAAATGGTGTGGATGAAAACCAAGCGGCCTTGGCCGGCTTGGTGCACGACTATGCCAAAGAACGGCCTGTTGAGGACTTTTTGACCGCAATTAACCATTTTCACTTGGATCCTGATTTAAAAAATTGGAATCGGGCTATTTGGCACGGTGTTGTTGGAGCAGAAATGATCCAAGATGAACTGGGGATTGATGATCCAGCTATTTTAGCTGCAGTTCGGTTGCACACAACTGGAGCCGGCGTTGAGATGCCGACTTTAGCTAAAATTGTTTTCATGGCCGATTACTTGGAAACTGGTCGCGATTTTCCTGGCGTCAAAGAGGCTCGAGAAATCACGGATAAGTCCTTGGACCGGGGGGTATTTTATCAGTTACAGCACACCCTCTCATTTTTGGCCGAAAAAGGTAACGTAATCTATCCCAAGACCTTCACCAGTTATAATGACTGGGCTCGTCATTTTGCAGAATAA
- a CDS encoding YceD family protein, with protein MKYAKQQLAKFQQSPLVIDEKLDLQYLIDERFSDLIIKAPVVQVKGTIKTLTNEDIVLSASVHADLILPSSRSLAPVDWSTDVDVHETYVADEERLQRFDEDEAVFVLEENNLDLDLVILDNLVAALPSQILTAEEAAGSALPTGQDWQVISEEDFAKQEQEKNEEATEEKQVLDPRLSKLDDFFKK; from the coding sequence ATGAAGTACGCCAAGCAACAATTAGCAAAGTTTCAACAAAGCCCATTAGTAATTGATGAAAAATTAGACCTACAATATTTGATTGATGAACGTTTTTCTGATTTAATTATTAAGGCACCAGTCGTGCAGGTTAAGGGGACAATTAAGACATTGACAAACGAAGACATTGTTTTGTCTGCCAGTGTTCATGCTGATTTAATCCTGCCATCATCACGGTCACTTGCACCGGTTGATTGGTCAACTGATGTTGATGTTCATGAGACTTATGTGGCGGATGAAGAACGCTTACAACGTTTTGATGAGGATGAGGCGGTTTTTGTCTTAGAAGAAAACAATCTGGACTTGGATTTGGTTATCTTAGATAATTTGGTAGCTGCTTTGCCGAGTCAAATTTTGACCGCAGAAGAGGCCGCAGGGTCAGCCCTGCCAACTGGTCAAGACTGGCAAGTCATCTCAGAAGAGGATTTTGCCAAACAAGAACAAGAAAAAAACGAAGAAGCAACAGAAGAAAAACAGGTTCTTGATCCCCGCCTGTCGAAACTGGATGATTTCTTTAAAAAATGA
- a CDS encoding sensor histidine kinase — MRASKQKTKAVSPTLSIQTLLTLALSVGFLLLLVVILFCLDLILGPNIHGETIEKLSHWWAFLVVVAVIWTICLSWILAQFLVRPVKKLQETMLSFEEDPVTEQRVKPVAYNRELNDLGQVQNETMDKVQGLIHAQQDFVSDVSHELRTPVAIVKGHLELLERWGKDDPEVLEDSIHSSLSEISRMETLVNEMLMLTRAENLTVSSQPEKTEVTPVLERVYHDLQMVHPDFSWTLDNALGAPAEVAVRSDHLEQLLIILIDNALKYSTDRKEVHLALAESGSWVDIGVQDFGQGIAAEDLDRVFDRFYRVDKARVHQTGGNGLGLSIVKKMVAAYGGQVQVESALGSGSVFRLRFPLVRETDNHQKD, encoded by the coding sequence ATGAGAGCAAGCAAGCAGAAAACAAAAGCTGTCTCACCGACCCTTTCAATCCAGACGTTATTGACGCTGGCCTTGTCGGTGGGGTTTTTACTATTGTTAGTCGTAATCCTATTTTGTTTGGACTTGATTTTAGGGCCAAATATTCATGGTGAAACGATTGAGAAGTTGAGCCATTGGTGGGCTTTTTTGGTCGTTGTCGCTGTGATTTGGACGATTTGCTTGTCTTGGATTTTGGCTCAATTTTTAGTGCGCCCAGTTAAAAAGTTACAAGAAACGATGCTCTCTTTTGAAGAGGACCCAGTAACAGAGCAACGAGTCAAGCCGGTTGCCTATAATAGGGAACTGAATGACTTGGGGCAGGTGCAAAACGAGACAATGGACAAGGTCCAGGGTCTTATTCACGCGCAGCAGGATTTCGTTTCAGATGTCTCGCATGAATTGCGGACACCGGTGGCCATCGTCAAGGGGCACTTGGAGTTGTTGGAACGGTGGGGAAAGGATGATCCAGAGGTCCTAGAGGATTCAATTCACTCTTCATTGTCTGAAATTTCGCGGATGGAAACCTTGGTCAACGAAATGTTGATGTTGACCCGAGCCGAAAACTTAACGGTCAGCAGTCAGCCCGAAAAGACAGAGGTGACACCAGTTTTGGAACGGGTTTACCACGACTTGCAGATGGTTCATCCTGATTTTTCTTGGACATTGGATAATGCTTTGGGGGCACCAGCTGAAGTGGCAGTTCGTTCGGATCATTTGGAGCAGCTCCTCATTATTTTGATTGATAATGCTCTGAAATATTCAACTGACCGTAAGGAGGTTCACCTAGCTTTGGCCGAATCTGGATCTTGGGTCGATATTGGCGTGCAAGATTTTGGTCAAGGAATCGCTGCTGAAGACTTGGATCGCGTTTTTGACCGCTTTTATCGTGTCGATAAGGCCCGGGTACACCAAACTGGTGGAAATGGTCTGGGTTTGAGCATCGTGAAAAAGATGGTCGCTGCCTATGGTGGCCAGGTTCAGGTTGAATCAGCGCTTGGATCCGGCTCGGTTTTCCGATTGCGCTTCCCGCTAGTTAGGGAAACAGATAACCATCAAAAAGACTGA
- the rsfS gene encoding ribosome silencing factor, with amino-acid sequence MTTINSKDLLQTAVTAIDNKHGDRIIALDMQKVSLLADYFVITSAGSSRQVQAIVREVKEEVQKAGGEVLNIEGYDRAEWVSLDLGDIIVHVFDEESRDFYHLDRLWFDAENVDLTSYLAEEVY; translated from the coding sequence ATGACAACCATCAATTCAAAGGATTTGTTGCAAACAGCCGTTACCGCCATTGATAACAAGCATGGTGATCGAATCATCGCCTTAGATATGCAAAAGGTTTCCTTGCTGGCTGACTACTTTGTGATTACATCGGCAGGTTCTAGCAGGCAGGTGCAAGCAATTGTCCGTGAAGTCAAGGAAGAAGTCCAAAAAGCCGGGGGTGAGGTACTCAATATTGAGGGCTACGACCGTGCTGAATGGGTTTCATTAGACCTCGGTGATATTATCGTCCATGTTTTTGATGAAGAGTCTCGTGATTTCTACCATTTGGACCGCCTTTGGTTCGATGCTGAAAATGTCGACTTAACGAGTTACCTCGCAGAAGAAGTATATTAA
- a CDS encoding response regulator transcription factor, which produces MSRILIVEDEENLAKFVSLELKHEGYDVETVLNGREGLDKALNEDFDLILLDLMLPELNGFEVARRLREVKKTPIIMMTARDSVIDRVSGLDYGADDYVVKPFAIEELLARVRSLLRRIDIEQNPADKSPSIIRFKNLQLEKENRIARRDDQVINLTKREYDLLLLLVENINVVQSREKLLKEVWGFDTQIETNVVDVYIRYLRNKLDDPESKTSYIQTVRGTGYVMRS; this is translated from the coding sequence ATGAGTCGGATTTTAATTGTAGAAGATGAAGAAAACTTGGCGAAATTCGTCAGTTTAGAACTAAAGCACGAAGGTTATGATGTTGAAACGGTCTTAAACGGCCGCGAAGGCTTGGACAAGGCCTTAAACGAGGACTTCGACCTAATTTTGCTTGATTTGATGTTGCCAGAATTAAATGGCTTTGAAGTGGCCCGTCGCTTGCGTGAAGTCAAAAAGACACCAATTATCATGATGACGGCCCGTGACTCTGTGATTGATCGGGTTTCAGGTTTGGATTATGGCGCTGATGACTATGTAGTCAAGCCGTTTGCTATTGAAGAACTTTTGGCCCGCGTGCGGTCACTTTTGCGTCGAATTGATATTGAACAAAATCCAGCCGATAAATCACCTTCGATTATCCGCTTTAAGAACTTGCAATTGGAGAAAGAAAACCGGATTGCCCGTCGTGATGATCAAGTCATTAACTTGACGAAGCGCGAATACGACTTGCTGTTGTTGTTGGTTGAAAATATTAATGTCGTTCAATCACGTGAAAAGTTACTCAAAGAAGTTTGGGGCTTTGACACACAAATCGAAACGAATGTTGTCGATGTTTATATCCGTTATTTGCGTAATAAGTTGGATGACCCTGAATCAAAAACTTCTTATATCCAAACCGTTCGTGGAACGGGTTATGTAATGCGGAGCTAA